The proteins below come from a single Larimichthys crocea isolate SSNF chromosome II, L_crocea_2.0, whole genome shotgun sequence genomic window:
- the LOC104931428 gene encoding epidermal growth factor receptor substrate 15-like 1 isoform X1, with protein MAALMTLSQLSSGSPAYETYYRQLDPGNTGKISAGDAAQFLKKSGLSDSTLGKIWDLADSERKGYLDKRGFFIALRLVASAQGGNDISLNNLNQTLAAPKFKDTNSPLLSASTAGPDAQWAIRPDEKGKFEGIFESLAPVNGLLFGDKVRPILINSKLPLDVLGKIWDLSDVDKDGSLDKEEFTVAMHLVYRTMENEPIPATLPTSLIPPSKRKKFASGLPGAVAVLPALSGFMAGPAPLKDSLRSTPPLGSATLLNTSAVNLSPKHSFKSSSPPAVNWVVPVADRERYDDIFKKTDTDNDGLVNGTEVIEIFMLSSLSQTMLAQIWGLADTKQTGKLTREQFSLAMYLIQQKATKGIDPPSTLTPDMIPPSERTTPSAAGPGYAGLMSAGRPELAALAHMRRDSTSSTGSAELTGIKELDDLSQEIAQLQREKFILEQEIREKEEAIRHQNSEVQDMQNSLDRESSTLQDLESQKQVAQERLEEMDQQRSKLEGMLNDVKQKCQEESQMISSLQSQIRSQETDLQSQEDELSRSKVDLSRLQEEEAQLEQSLLSGRVQLDSIIKSLKTTQEEINQARSKLSMIQDSQKEVTKTIEQYNSALSDINGGNLSNLPDLSEGFAEKENGGFRSTDNSFKSKIAMFNNNSSAKEPPADPFQTEDPFKSDPFTDPFGGDPFKESDPFKGTSSEDFFKRTDKTDLFGSSDPFGRKPTPPAKPSAFSSGDRFTSNSPKPKDSDVFGTADPFGSNSFGGKAGGFADFSQMSKKSDNPVLPSKKNVPNRPAPPYGALSLTASEPTQPSVFSAVDSKDSFVTTHSSKTSKDCPVGFADFGSFGSENQQLEWAKRESEREEQERLRRLRLQEQQDLELAIALSRADMPSS; from the exons ATGGCGGCGCTCATGACTCTCAGTCAG ttATCCAGTGGTTCCCCAGCCTATGAGACCTACTACAGACAG CTGGATCCTGGAAACACGGGCAAAATATCGGCCGGAGATGCAGCTCAGTTCCTGAAGAAGTCAGGGCTGTCGGACAGCACGCTGGGGAAG ATTTGGGATTTGGCGGATTCGGAAAGAAAAGGCTATTTGGATAAGCGG ggTTTCTTCATAGCTTTGAGACTGGTGGCCTCAGCGCAGGGTGGAAATGACATCAGCCTTAACAATCTCAATCAAACCTTAGCCGCTCCCAAATTT AAAGACACTAACAGCCCGTTATTAAGTGCTTCGACTGCAGGACCTGATGCACAGTGGGCGATTAGG CCTGATGAAAAAGGGAAGTTCGAAGGCATCTTTGAGAGCCTCGCTCCTGTAAACGGTCTCCTCTTTGGTGATAAAGTCAGGCCTATTTTGATCAACTCCAAGCTACCTCTGGATGTGTTAGGAAAG ATTTGGGACCTGAGTGATGTCGACAAAGATGGAAGCTTGGACAAAGAAGAATTCACGGTG GCCATGCATCTCGTGTATCGCACCATGGAAAACGAGCCTATCCCAGCTACCTTACCTACTTCCCTCATCCCCCcttcaaaaagaaagaagtttgCAAGTGGACTGCCAGGTGCCGTCGCTGTGCTTCCTGCTCTGTCCGGGTTCATGGCCGGCCCCGCTCCTCTTAAGGATTCCCTGCGAAGCACTCCTCCTCTGGGCAGTGCTACTCTTCTTAACACCAGTGCAGTCAACCTCTCTCCGAAACACTCCTTTAAATCCAGCTCACCG CCGGCAGTGAACTGGGTCGTGCCGGTGGCGGACAGAGAGCGATACGATGACATCTTCAAGAAAACCGACACCGACAACGACGGCCTGGTTAATGGAACTGAGGTCATCGAGATCTTCATGCTGTCCAGTCTCTCCCAGACTATGCTGGCACAGATATG GGGACTTGCTGACACTAAACAGACAGGTAAGCTGACCCGGGAGCAGTTCTCTCTGGCCATGTATCTGATCCAGCAGAAGGCCACTAAAGGCATAGACCCTCCGTCCACTCTAACACCAGACATGATCCCTCCATCGGAAAGGACTACACCTTCAGCAGCGGGTCCT GGCTATGCGGGGCTTATGTCAGCTGGGAGACCTGAACTCGCTGCACTTGCTCACATGCGCAGA GACAGCACCAGCTCCACGGGGTCGGCCGAGCTGACAGGCATCAAAGAGCTGGATGACCTCAGCCAGGAAATAGCTCAGCTGCAGAG AGAGAAATTTAttctggagcaggagatcaggGAAAAGGAGGAAGCCATCAGACATCAAAATAGTGAAGTTCAG GACATGCAGAACAGCTTGGACAGGGAGAGCAGCACCCTACAGGACCTGGAGTCGCAGAAGCAGGTCGCGCAGGAACGTCTGGAGGAGATGGACCAGCAGCGATCCAAGCTGGAGGGAATGCTCAACGACGTCAAGCAGAAGTGTCAAGAAGAGTCGCAGATG ATCTCGTCCCTGCAGAGCCAGATCCGCTCTCAGGAGACCGACCTCCAAAGCCAGGAGGACGAACTGAGCCGCAGCAAGGTGGACCTGAGccggctgcaggaggaggaggcccagCTGGAGCAGAGCCTGCTCTCTGGTCGCGTCCAGCTGGACAGCATCATTAAGTCGCTCAAAACCACTCAGGAAGAGATCAACCAG gcTCGCAGTAAGCTGTCGATGATCCAGGACAGCCAGAAAGAGGTGACCAAGACCATTGAGCAATACAACAGCGCTTTGAGCGACATCAACGGAGGAAACTTGAGCAACCTGCCGGACTTAAGTGAAGGGTTCGCCGAGAAGGAGAACGGAGGTTTCAGAAGCACA GACAACTCTTTCAAGTCAAAGATAGCCatgttcaacaacaacagcagtgctAAGGAGCCTCCAGCAGACCCTTTCCAGACAGAGGATCCCTTTAAGTCCGACCCCTTCACAG atccATTTGGAGGAGATCCTTTCAAAGAAAGCGATCCCTTTAAGGGCACCTCGTCTGAAGATTTCTTCAAGAGAACGGACAAGACGGACCTGTTCGGATCCTCGGACCCCTTTGGTAGAAAACCAACGCCACCAGCCAAG cCAAGTGCCTTCAGCAGTGGTGACCGTTTCACATCAAACAGCCCAAAACCGAAAGATTCAG atgtgtttgggaCAGCGGACCCCTTTGGAAGCAACTCTTTCGGAGGAAAGGCGGGTGGATTTGCCGACTTTAGTCAGATGTCAAAG aagTCGGACAACCCCGTGCTCCCTTCAAAGAAGAATGTGCCTAACCGACCTGCACCTCCCTATG GTGCGCTCAGTTTGACTGCATCCGAGCCGACCCAGCCGAGCGTTTTCTCCGCTGTAGACAGTAAAGACTCGTTTGTAACGACACACTCGAGTAAAACGTCCAAAGACTGCCCTGTGGGTTTTGCAGATTTTGGCTCT TTTGGAAGTGAGAACCAGCAGCTGGAGTGGGCCAAGCGGGAGAGCGAGCgcgaggagcaggagaggctgAGGAGGCTGCGGCTCCAGGAACAACAGGACCTGGAGCTGGCTATCGCTCTGAGCAGGGCCGACATGCCCAGCTCCTGA
- the LOC104931428 gene encoding epidermal growth factor receptor substrate 15-like 1 isoform X3, translating into MAALMTLSQLSSGSPAYETYYRQLDPGNTGKISAGDAAQFLKKSGLSDSTLGKIWDLADSERKGYLDKRGFFIALRLVASAQGGNDISLNNLNQTLAAPKFKDTNSPLLSASTAGPDAQWAIRPDEKGKFEGIFESLAPVNGLLFGDKVRPILINSKLPLDVLGKIWDLSDVDKDGSLDKEEFTVAMHLVYRTMENEPIPATLPTSLIPPSKRKKFASGLPGAVAVLPALSGFMAGPAPLKDSLRSTPPLGSATLLNTSAVNLSPKHSFKSSSPPAVNWVVPVADRERYDDIFKKTDTDNDGLVNGTEVIEIFMLSSLSQTMLAQIWGLADTKQTGKLTREQFSLAMYLIQQKATKGIDPPSTLTPDMIPPSERTTPSAAGPGYAGLMSAGRPELAALAHMRRDSTSSTGSAELTGIKELDDLSQEIAQLQREKFILEQEIREKEEAIRHQNSEVQDMQNSLDRESSTLQDLESQKQVAQERLEEMDQQRSKLEGMLNDVKQKCQEESQMISSLQSQIRSQETDLQSQEDELSRSKVDLSRLQEEEAQLEQSLLSGRVQLDSIIKSLKTTQEEINQARSKLSMIQDSQKEVTKTIEQYNSALSDINGGNLSNLPDLSEGFAEKENGGFRSTDNSFKSKIAMFNNNSSAKEPPADPFQTEDPFKSDPFTDPFGGDPFKESDPFKGTSSEDFFKRTDKTDLFGSSDPFGRKPTPPAKLEKQTSATKERFLVVMLTWSFQVPSAVVTVSHQTAQNRKIQMCLGQRTPLEATLSEERRVDLPTLVRCQRSRTTPCSLQRRMCLTDLHLPMFGSENQQLEWAKRESEREEQERLRRLRLQEQQDLELAIALSRADMPSS; encoded by the exons ATGGCGGCGCTCATGACTCTCAGTCAG ttATCCAGTGGTTCCCCAGCCTATGAGACCTACTACAGACAG CTGGATCCTGGAAACACGGGCAAAATATCGGCCGGAGATGCAGCTCAGTTCCTGAAGAAGTCAGGGCTGTCGGACAGCACGCTGGGGAAG ATTTGGGATTTGGCGGATTCGGAAAGAAAAGGCTATTTGGATAAGCGG ggTTTCTTCATAGCTTTGAGACTGGTGGCCTCAGCGCAGGGTGGAAATGACATCAGCCTTAACAATCTCAATCAAACCTTAGCCGCTCCCAAATTT AAAGACACTAACAGCCCGTTATTAAGTGCTTCGACTGCAGGACCTGATGCACAGTGGGCGATTAGG CCTGATGAAAAAGGGAAGTTCGAAGGCATCTTTGAGAGCCTCGCTCCTGTAAACGGTCTCCTCTTTGGTGATAAAGTCAGGCCTATTTTGATCAACTCCAAGCTACCTCTGGATGTGTTAGGAAAG ATTTGGGACCTGAGTGATGTCGACAAAGATGGAAGCTTGGACAAAGAAGAATTCACGGTG GCCATGCATCTCGTGTATCGCACCATGGAAAACGAGCCTATCCCAGCTACCTTACCTACTTCCCTCATCCCCCcttcaaaaagaaagaagtttgCAAGTGGACTGCCAGGTGCCGTCGCTGTGCTTCCTGCTCTGTCCGGGTTCATGGCCGGCCCCGCTCCTCTTAAGGATTCCCTGCGAAGCACTCCTCCTCTGGGCAGTGCTACTCTTCTTAACACCAGTGCAGTCAACCTCTCTCCGAAACACTCCTTTAAATCCAGCTCACCG CCGGCAGTGAACTGGGTCGTGCCGGTGGCGGACAGAGAGCGATACGATGACATCTTCAAGAAAACCGACACCGACAACGACGGCCTGGTTAATGGAACTGAGGTCATCGAGATCTTCATGCTGTCCAGTCTCTCCCAGACTATGCTGGCACAGATATG GGGACTTGCTGACACTAAACAGACAGGTAAGCTGACCCGGGAGCAGTTCTCTCTGGCCATGTATCTGATCCAGCAGAAGGCCACTAAAGGCATAGACCCTCCGTCCACTCTAACACCAGACATGATCCCTCCATCGGAAAGGACTACACCTTCAGCAGCGGGTCCT GGCTATGCGGGGCTTATGTCAGCTGGGAGACCTGAACTCGCTGCACTTGCTCACATGCGCAGA GACAGCACCAGCTCCACGGGGTCGGCCGAGCTGACAGGCATCAAAGAGCTGGATGACCTCAGCCAGGAAATAGCTCAGCTGCAGAG AGAGAAATTTAttctggagcaggagatcaggGAAAAGGAGGAAGCCATCAGACATCAAAATAGTGAAGTTCAG GACATGCAGAACAGCTTGGACAGGGAGAGCAGCACCCTACAGGACCTGGAGTCGCAGAAGCAGGTCGCGCAGGAACGTCTGGAGGAGATGGACCAGCAGCGATCCAAGCTGGAGGGAATGCTCAACGACGTCAAGCAGAAGTGTCAAGAAGAGTCGCAGATG ATCTCGTCCCTGCAGAGCCAGATCCGCTCTCAGGAGACCGACCTCCAAAGCCAGGAGGACGAACTGAGCCGCAGCAAGGTGGACCTGAGccggctgcaggaggaggaggcccagCTGGAGCAGAGCCTGCTCTCTGGTCGCGTCCAGCTGGACAGCATCATTAAGTCGCTCAAAACCACTCAGGAAGAGATCAACCAG gcTCGCAGTAAGCTGTCGATGATCCAGGACAGCCAGAAAGAGGTGACCAAGACCATTGAGCAATACAACAGCGCTTTGAGCGACATCAACGGAGGAAACTTGAGCAACCTGCCGGACTTAAGTGAAGGGTTCGCCGAGAAGGAGAACGGAGGTTTCAGAAGCACA GACAACTCTTTCAAGTCAAAGATAGCCatgttcaacaacaacagcagtgctAAGGAGCCTCCAGCAGACCCTTTCCAGACAGAGGATCCCTTTAAGTCCGACCCCTTCACAG atccATTTGGAGGAGATCCTTTCAAAGAAAGCGATCCCTTTAAGGGCACCTCGTCTGAAGATTTCTTCAAGAGAACGGACAAGACGGACCTGTTCGGATCCTCGGACCCCTTTGGTAGAAAACCAACGCCACCAGCCAAG CTGGAAAAGCAAACCAGCGCTACAAAAGAGAGATTCCTAGTGGTTATGCTGACGTGGTCATT cCAAGTGCCTTCAGCAGTGGTGACCGTTTCACATCAAACAGCCCAAAACCGAAAGATTCAG atgtgtttgggaCAGCGGACCCCTTTGGAAGCAACTCTTTCGGAGGAAAGGCGGGTGGATTTGCCGACTTTAGTCAGATGTCAAAG aagTCGGACAACCCCGTGCTCCCTTCAAAGAAGAATGTGCCTAACCGACCTGCACCTCCCTATG TTTGGAAGTGAGAACCAGCAGCTGGAGTGGGCCAAGCGGGAGAGCGAGCgcgaggagcaggagaggctgAGGAGGCTGCGGCTCCAGGAACAACAGGACCTGGAGCTGGCTATCGCTCTGAGCAGGGCCGACATGCCCAGCTCCTGA
- the LOC104931428 gene encoding epidermal growth factor receptor substrate 15-like 1 isoform X4, giving the protein MAALMTLSQLSSGSPAYETYYRQLDPGNTGKISAGDAAQFLKKSGLSDSTLGKIWDLADSERKGYLDKRGFFIALRLVASAQGGNDISLNNLNQTLAAPKFKDTNSPLLSASTAGPDAQWAIRPDEKGKFEGIFESLAPVNGLLFGDKVRPILINSKLPLDVLGKIWDLSDVDKDGSLDKEEFTVAMHLVYRTMENEPIPATLPTSLIPPSKRKKFASGLPGAVAVLPALSGFMAGPAPLKDSLRSTPPLGSATLLNTSAVNLSPKHSFKSSSPPAVNWVVPVADRERYDDIFKKTDTDNDGLVNGTEVIEIFMLSSLSQTMLAQIWGLADTKQTGKLTREQFSLAMYLIQQKATKGIDPPSTLTPDMIPPSERTTPSAAGPGYAGLMSAGRPELAALAHMRRDSTSSTGSAELTGIKELDDLSQEIAQLQREKFILEQEIREKEEAIRHQNSEVQDMQNSLDRESSTLQDLESQKQVAQERLEEMDQQRSKLEGMLNDVKQKCQEESQMISSLQSQIRSQETDLQSQEDELSRSKVDLSRLQEEEAQLEQSLLSGRVQLDSIIKSLKTTQEEINQARSKLSMIQDSQKEVTKTIEQYNSALSDINGGNLSNLPDLSEGFAEKENGGFRSTDNSFKSKIAMFNNNSSAKEPPADPFQTEDPFKSDPFTDPFGGDPFKESDPFKGTSSEDFFKRTDKTDLFGSSDPFGRKPTPPAKPSAFSSGDRFTSNSPKPKDSDVFGTADPFGSNSFGGKAGGFADFSQMSKKSDNPVLPSKKNVPNRPAPPYGSEYVKFGSENQQLEWAKRESEREEQERLRRLRLQEQQDLELAIALSRADMPSS; this is encoded by the exons ATGGCGGCGCTCATGACTCTCAGTCAG ttATCCAGTGGTTCCCCAGCCTATGAGACCTACTACAGACAG CTGGATCCTGGAAACACGGGCAAAATATCGGCCGGAGATGCAGCTCAGTTCCTGAAGAAGTCAGGGCTGTCGGACAGCACGCTGGGGAAG ATTTGGGATTTGGCGGATTCGGAAAGAAAAGGCTATTTGGATAAGCGG ggTTTCTTCATAGCTTTGAGACTGGTGGCCTCAGCGCAGGGTGGAAATGACATCAGCCTTAACAATCTCAATCAAACCTTAGCCGCTCCCAAATTT AAAGACACTAACAGCCCGTTATTAAGTGCTTCGACTGCAGGACCTGATGCACAGTGGGCGATTAGG CCTGATGAAAAAGGGAAGTTCGAAGGCATCTTTGAGAGCCTCGCTCCTGTAAACGGTCTCCTCTTTGGTGATAAAGTCAGGCCTATTTTGATCAACTCCAAGCTACCTCTGGATGTGTTAGGAAAG ATTTGGGACCTGAGTGATGTCGACAAAGATGGAAGCTTGGACAAAGAAGAATTCACGGTG GCCATGCATCTCGTGTATCGCACCATGGAAAACGAGCCTATCCCAGCTACCTTACCTACTTCCCTCATCCCCCcttcaaaaagaaagaagtttgCAAGTGGACTGCCAGGTGCCGTCGCTGTGCTTCCTGCTCTGTCCGGGTTCATGGCCGGCCCCGCTCCTCTTAAGGATTCCCTGCGAAGCACTCCTCCTCTGGGCAGTGCTACTCTTCTTAACACCAGTGCAGTCAACCTCTCTCCGAAACACTCCTTTAAATCCAGCTCACCG CCGGCAGTGAACTGGGTCGTGCCGGTGGCGGACAGAGAGCGATACGATGACATCTTCAAGAAAACCGACACCGACAACGACGGCCTGGTTAATGGAACTGAGGTCATCGAGATCTTCATGCTGTCCAGTCTCTCCCAGACTATGCTGGCACAGATATG GGGACTTGCTGACACTAAACAGACAGGTAAGCTGACCCGGGAGCAGTTCTCTCTGGCCATGTATCTGATCCAGCAGAAGGCCACTAAAGGCATAGACCCTCCGTCCACTCTAACACCAGACATGATCCCTCCATCGGAAAGGACTACACCTTCAGCAGCGGGTCCT GGCTATGCGGGGCTTATGTCAGCTGGGAGACCTGAACTCGCTGCACTTGCTCACATGCGCAGA GACAGCACCAGCTCCACGGGGTCGGCCGAGCTGACAGGCATCAAAGAGCTGGATGACCTCAGCCAGGAAATAGCTCAGCTGCAGAG AGAGAAATTTAttctggagcaggagatcaggGAAAAGGAGGAAGCCATCAGACATCAAAATAGTGAAGTTCAG GACATGCAGAACAGCTTGGACAGGGAGAGCAGCACCCTACAGGACCTGGAGTCGCAGAAGCAGGTCGCGCAGGAACGTCTGGAGGAGATGGACCAGCAGCGATCCAAGCTGGAGGGAATGCTCAACGACGTCAAGCAGAAGTGTCAAGAAGAGTCGCAGATG ATCTCGTCCCTGCAGAGCCAGATCCGCTCTCAGGAGACCGACCTCCAAAGCCAGGAGGACGAACTGAGCCGCAGCAAGGTGGACCTGAGccggctgcaggaggaggaggcccagCTGGAGCAGAGCCTGCTCTCTGGTCGCGTCCAGCTGGACAGCATCATTAAGTCGCTCAAAACCACTCAGGAAGAGATCAACCAG gcTCGCAGTAAGCTGTCGATGATCCAGGACAGCCAGAAAGAGGTGACCAAGACCATTGAGCAATACAACAGCGCTTTGAGCGACATCAACGGAGGAAACTTGAGCAACCTGCCGGACTTAAGTGAAGGGTTCGCCGAGAAGGAGAACGGAGGTTTCAGAAGCACA GACAACTCTTTCAAGTCAAAGATAGCCatgttcaacaacaacagcagtgctAAGGAGCCTCCAGCAGACCCTTTCCAGACAGAGGATCCCTTTAAGTCCGACCCCTTCACAG atccATTTGGAGGAGATCCTTTCAAAGAAAGCGATCCCTTTAAGGGCACCTCGTCTGAAGATTTCTTCAAGAGAACGGACAAGACGGACCTGTTCGGATCCTCGGACCCCTTTGGTAGAAAACCAACGCCACCAGCCAAG cCAAGTGCCTTCAGCAGTGGTGACCGTTTCACATCAAACAGCCCAAAACCGAAAGATTCAG atgtgtttgggaCAGCGGACCCCTTTGGAAGCAACTCTTTCGGAGGAAAGGCGGGTGGATTTGCCGACTTTAGTCAGATGTCAAAG aagTCGGACAACCCCGTGCTCCCTTCAAAGAAGAATGTGCCTAACCGACCTGCACCTCCCTATG GATCTGAATATGTCAAG TTTGGAAGTGAGAACCAGCAGCTGGAGTGGGCCAAGCGGGAGAGCGAGCgcgaggagcaggagaggctgAGGAGGCTGCGGCTCCAGGAACAACAGGACCTGGAGCTGGCTATCGCTCTGAGCAGGGCCGACATGCCCAGCTCCTGA
- the LOC104931428 gene encoding epidermal growth factor receptor substrate 15-like 1 isoform X2, which yields MAALMTLSQLSSGSPAYETYYRQLDPGNTGKISAGDAAQFLKKSGLSDSTLGKIWDLADSERKGYLDKRGFFIALRLVASAQGGNDISLNNLNQTLAAPKFKDTNSPLLSASTAGPDAQWAIRPDEKGKFEGIFESLAPVNGLLFGDKVRPILINSKLPLDVLGKIWDLSDVDKDGSLDKEEFTVAMHLVYRTMENEPIPATLPTSLIPPSKRKKFASGLPGAVAVLPALSGFMAGPAPLKDSLRSTPPLGSATLLNTSAVNLSPKHSFKSSSPPAVNWVVPVADRERYDDIFKKTDTDNDGLVNGTEVIEIFMLSSLSQTMLAQIWGLADTKQTGKLTREQFSLAMYLIQQKATKGIDPPSTLTPDMIPPSERTTPSAAGPDSTSSTGSAELTGIKELDDLSQEIAQLQREKFILEQEIREKEEAIRHQNSEVQDMQNSLDRESSTLQDLESQKQVAQERLEEMDQQRSKLEGMLNDVKQKCQEESQMISSLQSQIRSQETDLQSQEDELSRSKVDLSRLQEEEAQLEQSLLSGRVQLDSIIKSLKTTQEEINQARSKLSMIQDSQKEVTKTIEQYNSALSDINGGNLSNLPDLSEGFAEKENGGFRSTDNSFKSKIAMFNNNSSAKEPPADPFQTEDPFKSDPFTDPFGGDPFKESDPFKGTSSEDFFKRTDKTDLFGSSDPFGRKPTPPAKPSAFSSGDRFTSNSPKPKDSDVFGTADPFGSNSFGGKAGGFADFSQMSKKSDNPVLPSKKNVPNRPAPPYGALSLTASEPTQPSVFSAVDSKDSFVTTHSSKTSKDCPVGFADFGSFGSENQQLEWAKRESEREEQERLRRLRLQEQQDLELAIALSRADMPSS from the exons ATGGCGGCGCTCATGACTCTCAGTCAG ttATCCAGTGGTTCCCCAGCCTATGAGACCTACTACAGACAG CTGGATCCTGGAAACACGGGCAAAATATCGGCCGGAGATGCAGCTCAGTTCCTGAAGAAGTCAGGGCTGTCGGACAGCACGCTGGGGAAG ATTTGGGATTTGGCGGATTCGGAAAGAAAAGGCTATTTGGATAAGCGG ggTTTCTTCATAGCTTTGAGACTGGTGGCCTCAGCGCAGGGTGGAAATGACATCAGCCTTAACAATCTCAATCAAACCTTAGCCGCTCCCAAATTT AAAGACACTAACAGCCCGTTATTAAGTGCTTCGACTGCAGGACCTGATGCACAGTGGGCGATTAGG CCTGATGAAAAAGGGAAGTTCGAAGGCATCTTTGAGAGCCTCGCTCCTGTAAACGGTCTCCTCTTTGGTGATAAAGTCAGGCCTATTTTGATCAACTCCAAGCTACCTCTGGATGTGTTAGGAAAG ATTTGGGACCTGAGTGATGTCGACAAAGATGGAAGCTTGGACAAAGAAGAATTCACGGTG GCCATGCATCTCGTGTATCGCACCATGGAAAACGAGCCTATCCCAGCTACCTTACCTACTTCCCTCATCCCCCcttcaaaaagaaagaagtttgCAAGTGGACTGCCAGGTGCCGTCGCTGTGCTTCCTGCTCTGTCCGGGTTCATGGCCGGCCCCGCTCCTCTTAAGGATTCCCTGCGAAGCACTCCTCCTCTGGGCAGTGCTACTCTTCTTAACACCAGTGCAGTCAACCTCTCTCCGAAACACTCCTTTAAATCCAGCTCACCG CCGGCAGTGAACTGGGTCGTGCCGGTGGCGGACAGAGAGCGATACGATGACATCTTCAAGAAAACCGACACCGACAACGACGGCCTGGTTAATGGAACTGAGGTCATCGAGATCTTCATGCTGTCCAGTCTCTCCCAGACTATGCTGGCACAGATATG GGGACTTGCTGACACTAAACAGACAGGTAAGCTGACCCGGGAGCAGTTCTCTCTGGCCATGTATCTGATCCAGCAGAAGGCCACTAAAGGCATAGACCCTCCGTCCACTCTAACACCAGACATGATCCCTCCATCGGAAAGGACTACACCTTCAGCAGCGGGTCCT GACAGCACCAGCTCCACGGGGTCGGCCGAGCTGACAGGCATCAAAGAGCTGGATGACCTCAGCCAGGAAATAGCTCAGCTGCAGAG AGAGAAATTTAttctggagcaggagatcaggGAAAAGGAGGAAGCCATCAGACATCAAAATAGTGAAGTTCAG GACATGCAGAACAGCTTGGACAGGGAGAGCAGCACCCTACAGGACCTGGAGTCGCAGAAGCAGGTCGCGCAGGAACGTCTGGAGGAGATGGACCAGCAGCGATCCAAGCTGGAGGGAATGCTCAACGACGTCAAGCAGAAGTGTCAAGAAGAGTCGCAGATG ATCTCGTCCCTGCAGAGCCAGATCCGCTCTCAGGAGACCGACCTCCAAAGCCAGGAGGACGAACTGAGCCGCAGCAAGGTGGACCTGAGccggctgcaggaggaggaggcccagCTGGAGCAGAGCCTGCTCTCTGGTCGCGTCCAGCTGGACAGCATCATTAAGTCGCTCAAAACCACTCAGGAAGAGATCAACCAG gcTCGCAGTAAGCTGTCGATGATCCAGGACAGCCAGAAAGAGGTGACCAAGACCATTGAGCAATACAACAGCGCTTTGAGCGACATCAACGGAGGAAACTTGAGCAACCTGCCGGACTTAAGTGAAGGGTTCGCCGAGAAGGAGAACGGAGGTTTCAGAAGCACA GACAACTCTTTCAAGTCAAAGATAGCCatgttcaacaacaacagcagtgctAAGGAGCCTCCAGCAGACCCTTTCCAGACAGAGGATCCCTTTAAGTCCGACCCCTTCACAG atccATTTGGAGGAGATCCTTTCAAAGAAAGCGATCCCTTTAAGGGCACCTCGTCTGAAGATTTCTTCAAGAGAACGGACAAGACGGACCTGTTCGGATCCTCGGACCCCTTTGGTAGAAAACCAACGCCACCAGCCAAG cCAAGTGCCTTCAGCAGTGGTGACCGTTTCACATCAAACAGCCCAAAACCGAAAGATTCAG atgtgtttgggaCAGCGGACCCCTTTGGAAGCAACTCTTTCGGAGGAAAGGCGGGTGGATTTGCCGACTTTAGTCAGATGTCAAAG aagTCGGACAACCCCGTGCTCCCTTCAAAGAAGAATGTGCCTAACCGACCTGCACCTCCCTATG GTGCGCTCAGTTTGACTGCATCCGAGCCGACCCAGCCGAGCGTTTTCTCCGCTGTAGACAGTAAAGACTCGTTTGTAACGACACACTCGAGTAAAACGTCCAAAGACTGCCCTGTGGGTTTTGCAGATTTTGGCTCT TTTGGAAGTGAGAACCAGCAGCTGGAGTGGGCCAAGCGGGAGAGCGAGCgcgaggagcaggagaggctgAGGAGGCTGCGGCTCCAGGAACAACAGGACCTGGAGCTGGCTATCGCTCTGAGCAGGGCCGACATGCCCAGCTCCTGA